In the Hyphomicrobiales bacterium genome, one interval contains:
- a CDS encoding conserved hypothetical protein (Evidence 4 : Unknown function but conserved in other organisms), with amino-acid sequence MKVITTLFCEKALKLHNGRSQLVGVIPGRAEMTSAPIGEILPLDAVIWLDRTEKGDVKSELRIESLAGDILAVKQVSLSFSGHSWSELVITNIPLERVRHGGVVVKLKEAGGQWVEAGRLEVTITAPLIDVEPLARRLSA; translated from the coding sequence ATGAAGGTCATCACCACCCTGTTCTGCGAGAAGGCCCTGAAGCTCCACAACGGGCGCAGCCAACTCGTGGGCGTGATCCCCGGACGCGCCGAGATGACCTCCGCTCCCATCGGAGAAATCCTCCCCCTGGACGCCGTGATCTGGCTGGATCGTACCGAGAAAGGCGACGTGAAAAGTGAGCTCCGCATCGAGTCGCTTGCAGGCGACATCCTGGCGGTAAAGCAGGTTTCCCTTTCCTTCAGCGGCCACAGCTGGAGCGAGCTCGTCATCACCAACATTCCCCTCGAACGGGTCAGGCACGGTGGTGTAGTCGTGAAGCTCAAGGAAGCCGGCGGTCAATGGGTCGAGGCTGGGCGGCTGGAGGTGACGATCACCGCGCCCCTCATCGACGTCGAGCCGCTGGCGCGTCGACTCAGCGCGTAA
- the ydiP gene encoding putative BsuMI modification methylase subunit YdiP (Evidence 3 : Putative function from multiple computational evidences), which produces MELLCEKAAAPAAVLKSRFPGIAFHDDVTTLPSIPRTDLLCAGFPCQDLSAPGKKAGIQGERSGLVSHVFRLIDEAGPRAVLLENVAFMLKLQRGEAIARLAEAFEERGYRWAYRVVDARSFVPQRRERVILFATREGPDPADILLADEAQAPEDLPDFTAAAHGFYWTEGRNGLGLVRDAIPTLKSGSTIGLCSAPAVIMPDGNVVTPDIRDAERFQGFPVDWTKPAEAVGGEASRWFAIGNAMCVPVAGWVGSRIVNPGALDRSRCRPFQDRWPKAAYGSAGGRMQVDISSFPHWVARPPLSRFLEHPGKPLSARATAGFLRRASMSKNLNFRSGFLDRLERHRDAMAVTR; this is translated from the coding sequence GTGGAGCTTCTCTGCGAGAAGGCAGCCGCGCCGGCGGCTGTCCTGAAGTCGAGGTTTCCGGGCATAGCGTTCCACGATGACGTCACCACCCTCCCCTCTATCCCTCGGACCGATCTCCTCTGCGCCGGTTTTCCGTGCCAGGACCTTTCAGCCCCCGGCAAGAAGGCTGGGATCCAGGGTGAGCGCTCCGGCCTAGTTTCCCACGTCTTTCGTTTGATCGATGAGGCCGGGCCGCGTGCTGTTCTGCTGGAAAACGTCGCGTTTATGCTGAAGCTGCAGCGAGGGGAAGCGATCGCGAGGCTTGCCGAAGCCTTCGAGGAAAGAGGCTATCGCTGGGCCTATAGAGTGGTCGACGCCAGGTCCTTCGTCCCTCAGAGGCGCGAAAGGGTGATCCTGTTCGCGACGCGGGAAGGGCCAGATCCCGCTGACATCCTTCTCGCTGATGAAGCGCAGGCGCCCGAGGACCTGCCCGATTTCACCGCGGCGGCGCACGGCTTCTACTGGACCGAGGGCAGGAATGGCCTTGGCCTGGTGCGCGATGCAATTCCCACGCTCAAGAGCGGATCGACGATCGGTCTCTGCTCGGCCCCGGCCGTCATCATGCCAGATGGCAATGTCGTGACCCCGGATATTCGAGACGCCGAGCGTTTCCAGGGCTTCCCTGTCGATTGGACGAAGCCTGCGGAAGCGGTTGGGGGAGAGGCCTCTCGATGGTTTGCCATCGGCAACGCAATGTGCGTGCCTGTCGCCGGCTGGGTCGGGAGCCGCATCGTAAACCCGGGCGCGCTCGATCGCTCACGTTGCCGTCCCTTTCAGGACCGATGGCCGAAAGCAGCCTACGGTAGCGCCGGCGGCCGCATGCAGGTGGATATCTCCTCATTCCCGCATTGGGTTGCGCGTCCGCCGCTCTCCCGCTTCCTGGAGCACCCTGGAAAGCCGCTATCGGCCCGCGCGACCGCCGGGTTCCTCCGGCGCGCGAGCATGTCGAAAAATCTCAATTTCCGCTCAGGCTTCCTCGATCGGCTCGAACGCCATCGCGACGCGATGGCCGTTACGCGCTGA